A window from Phalacrocorax carbo chromosome 20, bPhaCar2.1, whole genome shotgun sequence encodes these proteins:
- the LOC135316622 gene encoding phospholipase A2, membrane associated-like codes for MGTFSFTERPLGETCCATTSAVSTDRGGGGPRHLYKANLLSRQSRSCKVQAGASPRMKNFLLAVLLACGLLPARGSVLELERMIKSATGKSALLSYSWYGCFCGIGGRGTPVDSTDRCCHAHDCCYRKLREGKCRPLITPYHFGVASGDIVCSNEQSWCERETCLCDKAVASCFASALHSYDKSYLFYFRLKCRGSKLQC; via the exons ATGGGAACCTTCTCCTTTACCGAGAGGCCACTCGGCGAGACCTGCTGTGCCACGACTAGCGCCGTCAGCACAGATAGAGGAGGGGGTGGACCTCGCCATCTATATAAAGCGAACCTGCTAAGCCGGCAGTCTCGGAGCTGCAAAGTCCAGGCGGG GGCCAGCCCGAGGATGAAGAATTTCCTCCTTGCCGTGCTCTTGGCTTGCG ggctgctgccGGCTCGCGGCAGCGTTTTGGAGCTGGAGCGGATGATCAAGTCGGCCACGGGGAAAAGCGCCCTGCTCTCCTACAGCTGGTACGGCTGTTTCTGCGGCATCGGGGGCAGAGGGACCCCGGTGGACTCCACCGATCG GTGCTGCCATGCCCACGACTGCTGCTACAGGAAGCTGCGAGAGGGCAAGTGCAGACCCCTGATAACCCCCTACCACTTTGGCGTCGCCAGCGGAGACATCGTCTGCA gTAATGAGCAGAGCTGGTGCGAGAGAGAGACCTGCCTATGCGACAAGGCGGTGGCTTCGTGCTTCGCGAGCGCTTTGCATTCCTACGATAAATCCTACCTCTTCTACTTCAGGCTGAAATGCCGAGGAAGTAAGCTCCAGTGCTGA
- the LOC104047965 gene encoding group IID secretory phospholipase A2-like: MNSLLAVAVLFAWALSPADGNIWQLHKMITKATGKFSFFNYAFYGCYCGLGGKGQPKDATDRCCQLHDTCYNNLLSSHCHAKTQDYHYYWHSSTPSCVNSSWCSQLSCECDRSLALCLKRNIRSYSKRYRFYSSHRCR; encoded by the exons ATGAACTCTCTCCTCGCCGTCGCTGTGCTGTTTGCTTGGG CCTTGTCCCCAGCCGATGGGAACATCTGGCAGCTGCACAAGATGATCACAAAGGCAACGGGGAAATTTTCGTTCTTCAATTATGCCTTCTACGGCTGCTACTGCGGCTTGGGGGGCAAAGGACAGCCCAAAGATGCCACGGACAG GTGCTGCCAGCTGCACGATACCTGCTACAACAACCTCCTGAGCTCCCACTGCCATGCCAAGACGCAGGACTACCACTACTactggcacagcagcaccccCTCCTGCG tAAACAGCTCCTGGTGCTCCCAGCTCTCCTGCGAGTGCGACCGCAGCCTGGCGCTTTGCCTGAAGCGAAACATCAGGAGCTACAGCAAACGCTACCGCTTCTACTCGAGCCACCGGTGCCGGTGA
- the LOC135316588 gene encoding phospholipase A2, membrane associated-like, which produces MKVLLMLAVLLACSVFVSHGKLPHMFAPGLEGSTVGNLTAHGCYSGPGSSGTSKALMDRCCLLRACCYAKLAARRCRVGPIQPLSVPRAGIPTCRSGTQCQRGACRCERAALLCRMRGWRLPRRRSKCRGRAGRC; this is translated from the exons ATGAAGGTCCTGCTGATGCTGGCGGTGCTGCTCGCCTGCA GTGTGTTCGTGTCGCATGGGAAGCTCCCACACATGTTCGCACCGGGACTCGAGGGAAGCACCGTAGGAAATCTGACTGCCCACGGTTGCTACTCAGGACCGGGCAGCAGCGGCACGTCGAAGGCTTTAATGGACCG GTGCTGCCTGCTCCGTGCCTGCTGCTACGCCAAGCTGGCTGCCCGGCGGTGCCGCGTGGGACCGATCCAGCCCCTCTCGGTGCCCCGGGCCGGAATCCCCACCTGCC GCTCCGGGACCCAGTGCCAGAGGGGAGCCTGCAGGTGCGAGCGGGCAGCCTTGCTGTGCCGGATGCGCGGCTGGAGGCTGCCCCGGCGTCGCAGCAAGTGTCGGGGACGAGCCGGGCGGTGTTGA